The proteins below are encoded in one region of Nitrospinota bacterium:
- a CDS encoding cytochrome C oxidase subunit II: MSIFIPEKHWWRDPLDKDEKVWLAIALTTSIVLTLAMPWWHVTQKQNPSSEYYKIKPETFDAATDRFIQEFGEKDESGAIKQEGGIDVVAPPAGDIFVRGQQFKWSPVLKLKKGAAYRIHLSSIDVLHGFSVQPINMNFEAVPGYDYVLKVTPTTSGVFNIVCNEFCGIGHHTMVGRIYVD; encoded by the coding sequence ATGAGCATTTTTATTCCCGAGAAGCATTGGTGGCGTGATCCGCTGGACAAAGATGAAAAAGTCTGGCTCGCCATCGCTCTCACCACCAGCATTGTTTTGACGCTGGCCATGCCTTGGTGGCATGTGACGCAGAAACAGAACCCGTCATCCGAGTATTACAAAATCAAGCCCGAAACATTTGATGCCGCCACCGACCGTTTCATCCAGGAATTTGGAGAGAAGGACGAGTCGGGCGCAATCAAGCAGGAGGGTGGCATCGATGTCGTGGCTCCGCCGGCGGGCGACATCTTCGTGCGCGGTCAACAGTTCAAATGGTCCCCCGTTCTGAAACTGAAGAAGGGGGCGGCCTACCGCATCCACCTTTCGTCTATCGACGTTTTGCACGGATTCTCGGTGCAGCCGATCAATATGAATTTCGAGGCGGTGCCGGGGTACGACTACGTGCTGAAAGTCACCCCGACCACATCAGGGGTTTTTAACATCGTCTGTAACGAATTTTGCGGAATCGGCCACCATACGATGGTCGGCCGCATTTACGTGGATTAA